The genome window GGAGGAAATGATCCGGAGTGACGAAGGCACTTATGTCAGAGGCGCGTTGAGTAAGTGGGACCTGCCAGTAGccttttatatattttgctgACCCTACTAGATCCACACAGTCATCCATGCGTGGAAGTGGAAAAGAATCTGGTTTGGTAACAGCATTGACTTTTCGATAATCATTGCAAAAACGTGGGGTCTGGTCAGGTTTGGGGACCAGCAGTGAAGGGGAACTCCAGGAACTACTACTGGGGACAGCAAAACCGTGGTCAAGGAGGTACTTTACCTCCTGCTGCATTAATGCACGTTTTGTTGGATTGACACGATATGCATGCTGTTTTATGGGTTGATGATCGCCTACATCAACATCATGACTTAGCACATTGGTCTGCATGGGAATGTCCCCGAAAAGAGTTGGATGAGCCTTAATGAGCTCACTAACATCAGTCCTAGCAGAATCAGACAGATGCACCAAATGTGTGTCTAAGTCTGTCAATATTTCAGAGTTTCTAAGGCGCACACTGGAAACAGAACTACGCCGGTCATCCAGCCCATCATCACTGGGACTGTATGTAACGACTGACACTAAGGCCATAGGTGCAACCACGAGGGGTGAACTAACAGAATTATTACGGTCAACATAGGTTTTAAGCATGTTGACATGACACACACGAGTTTTCCTTCTACGATCAGGGGTCCGGATTACATAATCCGTGTCACTAAGTTTACGATCGACCACATAAGGACCAGAAAACTTTGCTTGCAAACCAGAACCAACGACAGGTAACAGAACTAGTACGCGCTCACCGGACTGAAAGGTACGCACCACAGACTTTTTGTCATAAGTAACTTTCATTTTTGTCTGGGCACTTGAGAGTGTGTCACGGGCAACATCACACGCATGATGTAGCCTCTCCCTGAACGAACTAACGTAGTCCAGAATATTGTCACTAGGACTAGTGGTACCTGAGAGCCACTTCTCTCTCAGTAGGCGTAATGGGCNNNNNNNNNNNNNNNNNNNNNNNNNNNNNNNNNNNNNNNNNNNNNNNNNNNNNNNNNNNNNNNNNNNNNNNNNNNNNNNNNNNNNNNNNNNNNNNNNNNNccatgctgtacctcagtacctgcacggaaagggcttcgcaacgggcgcaggcagcgcccttgagagctgcccgtgcgtgctccatccccaaacatgagacacacatctcatgagaatctccatccgtgatgtaccgagggcaagaaaaaacacaccttctgtacatctggttgccagacttgctggtagacttcttcttcaggtaagacatactgcttgtaggactggagctttcttcaaacaacatacagagcgcctgctgaataaaaaaaagctaatgatgagtgtgtacaggtgtgctttatactcctccggttattccgtcacaccttaccgttctagcaacaggccaataggattggagtgatttcattcacgttcagacctgcttcgcctagaggcgttcccatagtgtcgtaaccgacgcagttcgagttccctcgaaggggaacttgTAGTGGAGGCCTTTTCAACCCTGGCTCGGGTTAGAAGTTTGGGTCGTCCTTTGTTAGTGCTGGCGGGCCCACGTCGCTGGCCCGGGCGTCGGGGAAtcagtgtaagttagctcgacgaataaagcttaagaacttggtcgttcttgaattaaactagtgtaacttagtggactgataactttacttgctttttgttttgttaagttAAGTTGCTGGAAACAAGGGATAAAAATGAGGTCGCGGTGCTttgcgtgtgtggcttgaaaacgaACAAAGGGCCTTAGCTGCGCCGGGTCGAACTTCTTAGGACGTTGCCGGGAGACGGGGCATGCTGGGCACGTGCCGAAGTGCAGTTGGGGAGAACCAGACAAGCAGAACAAGAGAGCGCGAGACAGCgtgtgtcgctgcttttgtctgttgggacgtggttcccagagggcagtcctttgttcccctgagggaaggcttgtttccggtttcctgagagtccgtcttttctttaacttttaatatgtctaatcaaaaatctatttgcgcgtattgtaatcaaatatcttcccacaatcaaaccttaattgtcaaacgggtataccgttcttaatttaagcatttgataaaaaggaaagcaATTGTTAGTTAAACCTTGaggttagcatttcctaggaatcacatcagatgagaggaacttaactagctttctggatatatttaTAGGaggtacaataaataaataaatgtagaaatataaaaaagaaagaataaaaaataattttgcttTTGCCTTTCTCTTTCGAGAccgggggttacgtactgtaacccggattctatgagtataggtgcagccctctaaggctatcgctattgggtttaccccttcctgcctgcgcggcactgagaattttagtctacgcccacccacagcgtgggcctctcctacgtctgcaccttgcgcgcacacacacacacacacacacacacacacacagtgagaccCAGCCATCTGCTCCCAAATgacttttcttcagcactgagaaccaaggtcctcAGTGAGGCCctcaacttagagggctgcgcctatactcatagaatctaggttacagtacgtaacccccgttctatttcgtataggctgaTGTTATTCTGCCTTTGCTTCAGACAGTCATTTTGTCTGGAAAACATAATAGGTAATTTGTAGTGTCACTAATGTGTTGGGGATCAACGTAAGGGCAGGTTCGGTCATTAGCATAATATTGAAGATatttcaaaagtatttttctctctcatttaaagtcattttctcatttttaaatctaaataGGATGTTAGTACAGGGCTggtcatacatttattttttaaaaaaatattaaagggtccatgtgtagttttcagtggcctttAGCGATGGGGTTTCATATTGTAACCACTACATTTTCAAGAGCGTGCTCGAACTCAAGGGCGAGCACCTGGCATCAGCCcaaagagagacacaaaatCCTGCAAACTCAGGCAAACTACAgcttttatcagcttgatgttgaactaatgcatgcttgttacatgataacggTATATTGACTCCATTGAACATTTACCTGGGCCCATttaggacattttcacttaggggtgtactcacttttgttgccagcggtttagacgttaatggctgtgtgatgtgttattttgaggggaaagcaaatttacactgttatacaagctgtataaCTACTTTACAAGCTGTataactactttacattgtagcaaaatgtaatttcttcagtgttgtcacatgaaaagatagaatcaagTATGTACTAAAATGTGAGggttgtactcacttttgtgaaatAAAGTAGAGgaattttaacatgttttctttgttctcCAGGCTTTTTGTTTCAGAGAGTCAGCACAGCAGGATTTTCCTTCTCTATGAAGGCCTCTGTCTTTGTTCTCAAAGTATGGTTCCAACAAATGACAATTGCTTTGTTGATTTACTATCTTTGGATCAGTTGAACAGACAGAATATGTAGCAAAATGAGGCATTTTCAGGAGAAACAGTCTTAGTAgaaacaacttgtttttttaaattcacccATTGCCAATTAAGCTTGCTGTTTTTCCCAGAACTTTATTTACTTGTTACTGATTAGTCTCAAAAGGCAGCTATGGTTTACCTTATTTGACATGATACAGAAGACTTGTACATTATTAATgtggtaaatatttaaaatgcaaagtCACTGCTGCTCTGTTTGGTAACTAAACGTCACTACACAATAAGCCACAATGAACTCACACGGACAAAAAACCCCCCCCTCAAAATGTAATATCTTAAATGTTAATTGGTCTTAGGATATGCAGCAAAATTCTCACAGCTCATCCCTATAATGTGTACATCCACATTTCTCTTCTTTATATTCATTCCTTCTTCATACATAAATGATTAAACTGAGTCAGAGCATTTCCCCCGAACATAATTCAGTTATCTGAATGTTTTATTGGTTTGACTACCCTTCATTCCTGTAGGATTTGGATTAGTTATACCCTGCTGTACTGTTGCTGaaccttggttttctgttctatTTGGGGCAGGCTGTATTAATTGCTGAAACAAGATGATTCTTTGGTAGGACACAGGCAATGTGTGAAggggagagaaggaaaggaggCGAGAGCAGACTGGGAGACAGAACGCTCAACTGTTTGGTCAGCAGTTGTTCAGAAGGATGTTGTTTTCAGCCAGGTAGTTCAGCTGgtaattttccaaaatgtccaaaTCCAAATGGAAGCAGATGGTGTGAATCAACCAGGACAAAAaaggtcagaatgtgacaaaaacATGATACAGGCATCTACTCAGTCATTTCAGTCAGTAAAAACATGTTGCTTATTGATTTGGTTTAGTTTTACCTCCAAAATGTCAACTCATTTCCACCATTATATAACATCCTGCATTCAGGTGTCAAAGACTTAATTATATTCTAAATTAAGGGTGCTAAGATAATGTGTTAAGGCTGACCTAGTAAAAGCAATTCACCCATCTCTAAGTCACGCCCCAAATACACAAGCTGGctaatcacagcgcagtatactcgctctaactgaggtccgacacttttaTGGCTGCACTCCATTGAATCATATGCAAAAGGAATAAtttttctagctttcttttgctatgttttcaagatatggtcaaaccctgttcctggggcacttgtaatagtgaCAGTCTCTACCCTGAGAGGTTAGTTAGcatcgtcgataccgctggttcgttagtgcagTCGTCATGGTCATTAGAGCCacccgtggccaagtctgaacgaccatcgttggcattgTCACCggaggccaagaggaaatgcttgttcagtttcctggaaagtgatgaaaggacagcattgtaagtgggcgATAAGTGGTGGAATAgacctcctctgttcaatgactgcttctcaacccgggtgtaaatgACTTccctgacacctctttcaaaccatccatcatCTAACAGCTTATAAAGCTgtactgcttttgtttttaatgattgtaatagtgaatagagacctgGCCAGCTTTACACCAACTGTAAAATCCTTAATATTGTACTTTCTCAATCATCAggtgatgcggtggttcacttttactctttgATCGGTAAGCTAtagctgcttttatttttttcatgtcagtttgaGAACCTgcatacaaccttcaaatgcactaTGCAACTGCAAAACGGTCTGCTTCGTTTTGAGATCGCCTTTTCCCAAAACAGCAGTGCCATAATAAAAATCCAAGAGGTCCAATagtttgtcagacttagcaacagtaactattGGGGGCATGGTTTAACAAAGGGTCAATTGCAAGACAGAGTGGATTTAAAAGGAGACTTTATTATAGGATATAGAGTGATGAATTTGGGTCGCCTCTGAGCTGAGAAGAAGCCTGGGGCACGTTGGACTTGACTAGGTACCAAGACTGGGTAAGGCCAGAGCAGCATCCAGAGTGAAACAGAACCAAACAGGGGTCCAGACCTGAGAGACAAGACCAACAGGGAGACGGCTGGAGACAGggaccagacagacagaactGCAGGGAGAGGAGAAATACTGTTAGGCAGGAGTCAAcaggcaaaaagaaaaataatctaaCAATGTAGACTGACTAAGCAGGTACAATGATCTGGCAAGGTGAATGTGGCAGAGctgagttccccttcgagggaactcgaactgcgtcggttacgacactatgggaacgcctctaggcgaagcaggtctgaacgtgaatgaaatcactccaatcctattggcttattgctagaacggtaaggtgtgacggaataaccggaggagtataaagcacacctgtacacactcatcattagcttttttctattcagcaggcgctctgtatgttgtttgaagaaagctccagtcctacgagcagtatgtcttacctgaagaagaagtctaccagcatgtccggcaaccagatgtacagaaggtgtgtttttttcttgccctcggtacatcacggatggagattctcatgagacgtgtgtctcatgtttggggatggagcacgcccgggcagctctcaagggggctgcctgcgcccgttgcgaagccctttccgtgcaggtactgaggtacagcatggctctcttttccgaggatggccggatgtgttttccccgtggcgcgggccctgcggccgctgaggcagcccggcggcttcactcatggggttcacagcatgatctgtcggaggatttcgggacggctgaggctNNNNNNNNNNNNNNNNNNNNNNNNNNNNNNNNNNNNNNNNNNNNNNNNNNNNNNNNNNNNNNNNNNNNNNNNNNNNNNNNNNNNNNNNNNNNNNNNNNNNcatatcgccaaaatggcgtgatccttgtttcagTGCGAAGCTTCGgatgtgagattgacagtcgcatcaggctccgcccatcgaagcatcgaatctttccACCTAATGGACCTGGAGGACCACCTAAGGGACCTGGAGGACCACCTAACAGACTTGTAGGACCACCTAACAGACCTCTAGAACCACCTAACGGACCTAGGACCACCTAACGGACCTAGGACCACCTAAGGGACCTAACATGCCTGTGCTGGTAGGTCAGTTCCTCCATCAGCAGACAGGTACCTCTGTGAGTGTTTCGCCGGATGgttttggtggtggtgtggTATCGACTTGGTGGTGACTCAGCGCggtgagagggaggggaggggccTCTTTCTGCTGAGTCATCGTCGGGCTggaatagtgtgtgtgtgtgtgtgtgagagagagaaataaaatactgaGTCATGGTTCAGTTtctcctacatttcccagaatgcacaCCAGGACAGCTTTTGTAAAGTTACTACAGTACAGCCTTTTtggtaacatatttttatatacacttgtacatgtacacacagtatatacagtatatacaactGTATGTGTACTGAATGTATCTGTGTGTCCCACCTCAGTGAAGATGTCCCGGAcgtctctgattggctgcctATTTCTCATCTTCAGCGTCTCGTTGTAGTTGTCCAACCTTTTCTTCACCGTGGCAGCTTGTTGCCGTGTCAACGTGGACAGCAGCGCCTCGGCAGGCGGTGGCGATGCCTCATCTGAGCCCATCACCAGGGAGGATAACCCCGCCTCCGTCAGCCACGCCTCCTCCAACTCCACCTCTGCAGGTAAAAAAGACGGGTAGCAGTCAGACAGAAAGACGAAGGCTCACTGTGCGGTTAGTTTGACTCACCGTCCAtactcttcctctcctcctcctcctcctcctcttcttgtccctccttctcctcctcaatGCTCCGCACTTCTCTCCAGTAGGTTTCCATGGAAACGCGGCGAGGCTCAGAGGTCACCGCCTGAGGGTTTGGGGGGGTGGCGGAGGTGGTAGGTGGAGATGACCACATCCTGCGGAGACAGGACACATTgatccagccaatcagagcgtcAGACGGAAGTAATGGAtcctgtcagccaatcagagcgtcAGACAGGAGTATTGAGGAttctgtcagccaatcagagcgtcAGACAGGAGTATTGAGGATTCTGTCAACTAATCAGAGCGTCAGACAGAGCTAATGGATCCTATCAGAGCATCAGACAGAGATAATGGATCCTGTCAACTAATCAGAGCATCAGACGGAAGTAATGGATCctgtcaaccaatcagagcgtcagacagagctaatggatcctgtcagccaatcagagcgtcAGACAGGAGTATTGAGGAttctgtcagccaatcagagcgtcAGACAGGAGTATTGAGGATTCTGTCAACTAATCAGAGCGTCAGACAGAGCTAATGGATCCTATCAGAGCATCAGACAGAGATAATGGATCCTGTCAACTAATCAGAGCATCAGACGGAAGTAATGGATCctgtcaaccaatcagagcatcAGACAGGAGTATTGAGGATTCTGTCAACTAATCAGAGCGTCAGACAGAGCTAATGGATCCTGTCAAGCAATCAGAGCGTCAGACAGAGCTAATGGATCctgtcaaccaatcagagcgtcagacagagtaatggatcctgtcaaccaatcagagcgtcagacagagctaatggatcctgtcaaccaatcagagcgtcagacagagctaatggatcctgtcaaccaatcagagcgtcAGACGGAAGTAATGGAtcctgtcagccaatcagagcgtcAGACAGGAGTATTGAGGATTCTGTCAACTAATCAGAGCGTCAGACAGAGCTAATGGATCCTATCAGAGCATCAGACAGAGATAATGGATCCTGTCAACTAATCAGAGCATCAGACGGAAGTAATGGATCctgtcaaccaatcagagcgtcagacagagctaatggatcctgtcagccaatcagagcatcAGACAGAGCTAATGGAtcctgtcagccaatcagagcgccGAACGGAAGTAATGGATccagtcagccaatcagagcatcAGACAGAGCTAATGGATCctgtcaaccaatcagagcgtcagacagagctaatggatcctgtcaaccaatcagagcgtcAGACGGAAGTAATGGAtcctgtcagccaatcagagcgtcAGACAGGAGTATTGAGGATTCTGTCAACTAATCAGAGCGTCAGACGGAAGTAATGGATCctgtcaaccaatcagagcgtcagacagagctaatggatcctgtcaaccaatcagagcatcAGACGGAAGTAATGGATCCTGTCAACTAATCAGAGCGTCAGACAGAGCTAATGGATCctgtcaaccaatcagagcgtcAGACGGAAGTAATGGAtcctgtcagccaatcagagcgtcAGACAGGAGTATTGAGGATTCTGTCAACTAATCAGAGCGTCAGACAGAGCTAATGGATCCTATCAGAGCATCAGACAGAGATAATGGATCCTGTCAACTAATCAGAGCATCAGACGGAAGTAATGGATCCTGTCAACTAATCAGAGCATCAGACGGAAGTAATGGATCCTGTCAACTAATCAGAGCGTCAGACAGAGCTAATGGATCCTGTCAACTAATCAGAGCGTCAGACGGAAGTAATGGATCCTGTCAACTAATCAGAGCGTCAGACAGAGCTAATGGATCCTGTCAACTAATCAGAGCGTCAGACAGAGCTAATGGATCctgtcaaccaatcagagcatcAGACAGGAGTATTGAGGATTCTGTCAACTAATCAGAGCGTCAGACAGAGCTAATGGATCCTGTCAAGCAATCAGAGCGTCAGACAGAGCTAATGGATCctgtcaaccaatcagagcgtcagacagagttaatggatcctgtcaaccaatcagagcgtcagacagagttaatggatcctgtcaaccaatcagagcgtcagacagagttaatggatcctgtcaaccaatcagagcgtcAGACAGAGCTAATGGATCCTGTCAACTAATCAGAGCATCAGACGGAAGTAATGGATCCTGTCAACTAATCAGAGCATCAGAAAGAAGTTATGGATCCTGTCAGCCAGTCTCGGCGTTTGGGGGgtttacagtgggggaaataagtatttgaccccttgctgattttgcaggtttgcccacttacaaagaatgcaacgatctataattttaatcatatgtacattctaacagtgaaagacagaatcccaaagaaaattccagaaaatcacatcatatgaatttattaaaattgataaccatctgatgatgaaaaacaagtatttgaccccctggacaaacagcatgttaatattttgtagaaaagccattattggccagcacagatgtcaaacggtttttatagttggtgacaaggtttgtgcacatttcggcagggatgttggcccactcctccctgcagacagcctccaaatcattcaggttccgaagttgtcgcctggcaactcgaattttaagctccctccaaagattttcaattggattcaggtctggagactggctaggccactccagaaccttgatgtgcttcttcttcagccactcttttgttgctttggcggtgtgcttagggtcgttgtcgtgctgaaacacccatcctcgacccatcttcagctctctcactgagggaaggagatgttggtcNNNNNNNNNNNNNNNNNNNNNNNNNNNNNNNNNNNNNNNNNNNNNNNNNNNNNNNNNNNNNNNNNNNNNNNNNNNNNNNNNNNNNNNNNNNNNNNNNNNNgtccacagtcctcagattctggcctgtaaaggaatatatagttgttagaactcCAAATGGGAAAGATCGGTGTAATtggaaagaacattcatcaacatcagatatttttattgaacaggggtttgttgttctctaacaggacttctgtgtccacattacacaccaggtcaatgtacatgacacagatgagccgatggctgaagcagagctgtagttagttgttgtaatcagaaaacaataacaaaatagtgatggattacatttatatagcactttattttttacaccaaaagggcttagggggaaaactttgagacaagtacactgggagacaatagactaatattaatatatatatatatatatatatatatatatatacacatatatacacctgttcatatgccgttgttggagtgtgaagctcgacgcaggtCCTAGAAGATGTGCTCCttggcttgcacctcgtcctccccgtcctgcctcttcttcctcggaccccGGCAGCCAaccctcctctgcttcgcctcgaccCCGGTTCTGTCCCGGTttgtgcttggctctggagtgcagtcctcatcagagacaataatgctgtcaccgtggatgctctaacatgcaaaacaacgtacatgttatgagtctaacacgaaATTCACGTTTGTGTAGTGTAAACGAAAACGggaatgtgtatcagcctgtttttagctttgcccaatgttaccgcagctgttaACACAGCTACCTGTTGCCAACAGTTAGCTAGACAACTCgttactgaatcaaagtcagtCTTTGTCACTCTAAACTtatccaatattaacatgctagcttgatagtgatactttcaaaaatctgcagtttcttgctagtttctcaaacttacatACCCTGCCTTTAAGTCTCGGGACTGCAGAGTTTGTTAACGATGGAGGCTAAAAATGGTGGAAGTAGAGTGGCATGGTAGTTTTAGTATGAAACCTAGAGACTGAATTATAAAAAAAGTGCGAAAGGGGGTCGGTGACAGAGTTGAAAAACTGACACCAGTATGGTTaaagtttggttaagtttaggcaaacAAAACTACTTACAACTAAGTTAGAGAAAGGTTGTCATCATggtttttaaaatggttttacTATTGGTAGGAGAAGGGATGTAAATTATGATCTTGTGTTAAAGTCAGATGCTTTGCATACCCAGCACGTAGCATACCCAACCATCCACCTTGACTTTCTCCCTAAGGAACATAAAGTCTACGTtcaatttgcacattttttagcTATCTGAAAGTTGTGAGCAGAGGTTAAACTAATCATGACATTAACTGAATAATAGTgaacaacaactgaaacaaaaatTGCTATACCAATAGCCAGGTCTTAATAAATGTGTTGATCATGTTAATACAATCCACTTCACAAAAGGGCCAGGCTGAAGTTTTAGTGGAATACCAAATTCTCTTGCTGTGTCTTCagtgtctttttgtctttctctttctcagcaTCATTCCCAGCATAAATCCACTTTATGTCCTTTCTATTTCCACTGGAAACTATTCACGCCTCTGGCAGAAGATTGACAATCGGTCCTTAGGTATTTCcctctttattttcattataaatcaAATGAGTGGGAGAGTCAAAACTCAAGGGCAACAATGTGACATTTGGGACTTAATAATTCAGGCTATAAATTAACAAATTGTACCTCTCACATTTTTATTACTCTGACTCTCTCTCAATCTATTCACAACATGTTTTACTGGTATTAAGGTGAAGAAAATTGGCcaaatcataaaaataaattaagcaAAATCCTCATTagagctgtgtatgtgtgaattaTTTGAAACCTTTGAGCTGTCCTCTTTCCTACATTGCATTTGTTACCTTCACTCAATAAATGCTTATTGCCCAAAGGTAAAAGCAATACTAAAATATCTTAAGGTATGAGTACTGCAATTCTCATATTTCTCCTGCAAATTACATAATTACATGACTAATTTCcatttgtaaacattttgtaGGAAACACCCTGCTACCCTGATTGCAtttttttatcaacataatgaaaaaaacatttacagtttatGTATTAAAACTATTCAATACAATATTATCTTTTATtctaatttaattttgtatttcctgtgcttatgtttttacttgtttCCTTGAAGAATCTTGTAGTCATGTATGTCATAAAATATGTAAGGCACAGTATATCTCACATATAGCCTTAAGGCGTTTTTAAGGTGTTATAGTTATGATGTCCATTATTTCAGTGCTATTACAGGTCAAATGGAGCATAAAATCAAATCATGTATCTGTACAGTTATGCTTGGCGTTCACCTTGCACTTATACAATATATATCAAGTGGCCTCACATGCTTAATACATGTGTACACTGCTACCTGTTATATGTAGTCTCTCTCACATACAGCAGTGAACAGTGAGTTGCAATATCCAAATATAAATGCAAGTCACACATTGTAGCTTTCATAATGTACAAAATTCTCacagctatgtgtgtgtgtttgagttgaGAAATGGGAGATGGTGTgtacagacatacagtacatgtggtGACAATTAAGACAATATTGCAAAATTAATTTTCTCACCACATTTCCCCATATTCAAGAATTTTAACTACTGCTACACTTGGGACATATTTAATCTGGTGTGTGAAAGTGTatctgtaaatgtttgtgtgtgtgcgcgcgcgtgcatGTGTTGCTGTGGGGTCCTCTGTCTCACGGTGCGATGGGGGAGTACAACATTCTTCATCAGATCTAGGGATCATCCCTGGATATCTgggagactgtgtgtgtgtgcttgt of Micropterus dolomieu isolate WLL.071019.BEF.003 ecotype Adirondacks linkage group LG13, ASM2129224v1, whole genome shotgun sequence contains these proteins:
- the LOC123982251 gene encoding uncharacterized protein LOC123982251, coding for MFGKKIPDEPPNCYEPPVESPGEEESARSLHLVLALALPLIANWEEDPLLPSDALIGWINVSCLRRMWSSPPTTSATPPNPQAVTSEPRRVSMETYWREVRSIEEEKEGQEEEEEEEERKSMDEVELEEAWLTEAGLSSLVMGSDEASPPPAEALLSTLTRQQAATVKKRLDNYNETLKMRNRQPIRDVRDIFTEPDDDSAERGPSPPSHRAESPPSRYHTTTKTIRRNTHRGTCLLMEELTYQHSSVCLVPVSSRLPVGLVSQVWTPVWFCFTLDAALALPSLGT